AAAACCAATTAGTTGCATgtcaaaatcattaattatgTTGCATGTCGACAAACTAATTGTATATTAACAAAGATATAGAGCATGTCAACAAAAGTGCATGTGggcaattttttattcaaatttttatctaGATCTGGTCAGgtacatttatttatctattttattttttaacatgtccAAATATCTAAACTGAACCAATAGAATTAAATAGATAGATATTTTTCACGAAATTCATATTGACTATACACTCCAACGATAGCACTGATAAGGTTCTTGACAGACCTTTTACAAGTCAGCTGAAAGCAGAACATGTATGAAAATTCTCGATCCGCTCCCAAAGAGAGGGAATAAAGAACGACCACTCTTCAATGTTTGCTTTCGCCGTGGCTGACCAAAACAGCATATAGTAGTTTTATAATGCAGCAGTTTGATAATCCAGATACTTAGAATTACTAATTAATATGATCCATCGGATCTCGCtgatatatatattgttatgGATGTTATTTATGGAGTCTACTTCGACATTAAGTAAAAAATGTCTGGAATTATTCTATTCAGTAACGGTAACTCTTCGTCGTGTAAGTCACTTCTCAGtgtcaattttgtatttttcagtaACTTTTGGGGAAGGGAGCTGTGACGGGCCCTTTACGCTGACCCCACAAGAAAACTTGACTATAACTCATGTAACATCCACAACTGCCAGCAGCTTTTGTCAGGACTTAGTTTTTAGTGGTTGGGACAGCATCAATAGTCAACAGAGAGAAGTTTGTGTAAAGTTAATAAAGAACCAACTACAATGTTCCCAGAGACTCGAATACAGGGTCCGCGATTACGATGCAAGTCCCTCCAAGGTATGACAACGTATGAccaaatctttttaaataaaattgcgTCTTGTTTTTTATCTATACGAAGCATGTACTATTTAATTGCTTCACGGTTGAATATTCTCACGAATTCAAAAATTTCCGTTTCCTATcgtgaaaataatacttttatatctttactgtttaaaaaaaaacatgtaaacaaattaattttatttaatgggCCAATTACAGTTCTTGACTGTTTCTTTCTCCCGTTTAATAAAACTCATAACTAGACACTACAACTACACGTAAACgtttataaattttaactttataataaaatgttgGCGGTTTTCTTTACAGTTGTATGACTGCAATGACTCGCCCGGGCAGACTCCAGTGTACTGCACTTTCGATAGATTGTACGTTAGGATGAATTCTGACGGGCTGGAGAGGAAGACCTCCCGAGTGACGTACACGGTCTACAGCGGCCGGGAGCAGAACACAGATTTTTCGTTCGGTAAAAAATACGAAATACCACCATAAAAACCTTAATGTTTCATCACATCACAATGCTATAAGCATGTTTAAGCATACACTATTTAATTAAATAGATACATGAATGCAAATTCGTAATATTTTATGAGAATGCAAAATATCCGCAATGAAGAAAGTCAATATCTACACATAGGCAATGACGATGATTGGATTGTAAATGTGATGATTACGACGATGATTGCGATGACGTGATGACGAGGAGGAGGTGGTCATACAGATTGTTGTGATGAAGTCTCTGAGCAGATCTTACTggagttttatttgttttgtattttgcaGACTACAATAGTACCTCTTCCTCCTCATACGTCGCCATAATCATTGGAGTCCTGGGATTGTTGGTGGCCATTGTTGTTCCTGTGTGCTGTATCCGACTAAAGAAAGCGCGTGATATGGAGAACCAGAACCGAGTAGTGACGTATAGACAGAATCAGCAGCCCAAGGTCGTCCACCATTACCATCAAGGTAAGTCTTCCAGGTGTTTCTTGTTTGTGAGGAGATGTCTCTTGTCTGTGAGGAGATGTTTCTTGTTTCTTGTTTCTGTAAGGGGGTGTCTCTTGTCGGAAAGAGGATGTCTCTAGCTTTTCTGTGAGGGgatatttcatgaaaatgggGTTTGCTATTGTTTAGTTGTTTATTACAATCTTTGCATTGAttagtattttataattttacctGTAGTTGATAACCATAGAAATCAGGATGCCTTAGCGGGAAGTGAACCAGTTTCAGGACAAAACAACCCTCCACATGGTTATACCCCACCAGCACGGTCGTTCAATCAGTTCGCCGGGTACCCTCCGTCCGGTGCACCGACTGAGTACCAGTTGTCTCCCAGACCACACCTCATATCTCCCCATACCTCTCTCAGTGAACAACAGCAATCTACCGTCACCTTCTTATGAAGAGGTGCTGAAACAGACATGATTGTGTTGTAGAAGTGTACAATAGCAACTAGACTGTAAAAACAGTAGTTGATATCTTGAGTTTAAAAGTCAAattcatatattataataatcatTACAATATCTTTGCGACAAAGTAATCATTCATGAAGAATTAAAACCGTTGTTAAGGCGACAAGCcagaatatttaaaatttttacctgAATTTGTTCTGctaatattttcctttattttgtattctttgtttcattttgttttttgtttgtttattagggggtttgatttttttatggtAGCTCAACTAAGCTGATAGCTGAAGTGAGATtctctgatcactttttgtccggcgtctATCGATATGTCCCCCGTCCGTCTGCAGTATTTGTTAGCCTCttttaataattcatttgtaaAGGGGATTTaatagaatttaaaaagaaGGCAATGTCTTTCTACAAGGGAAAGATAATGAAGAATTGTTGAAAATGTTTGACATTTGTAAATAATCTTACCAGAAACCATTTTCCGTAAAcggctgacacttgtgtgaatccatcatcaggtagtgcagattcacaTTCACATGATCCCTGGGAGTAGATTTGGGTTACTATATgggtaaaattttaacatagaaaaaatctaaaaactTCACAAGAACAACAATGGTATGAATTATGATATTACATACGTCCCAGCATCCTGACGTTGTTGATTTTCAATTGTTGAAACTGTGACCCTCGGACAATTCTTTGGTTCCAGACGGGATTTaaagtttaatataaatatatacaaataagtGTGCAAAGTTTCTTTAGTTGCAGTACTTCTATATatgttgcatgtatatgtaattatcCTAAACAGGAATTGACTGCTAATTTTGTTGCTGAGAATATCGGTGCTGACCGTAATGTTAAATAGTacaatttgtcatgtaaattttattaatttcatatgaaattaagaaaatggaGGCTTTTGATAGGTGGTACCAATTCTCGAATAGAAACTTTCTTACCATGTTTTATGCACAttctttatatttgcatttgccgtttacatgttaaaatgacatatttagATAATCGATATATAGATTTCATtcgattatttttattcaataatttgatttacgtttcatattttttagtaaattgggcaatgaataatgcagaaaatatgtttacatgATGCACACGTAGTACAAAGGTATATTTGTATCAGAAATGTCTAGCATTTCAAGCatttcatccccccccccaacttccaCGCAAAATATGTGTGAGCGGGatactttgaaatttaaaactcacTAAGTGAGTTATTGACTTTgatattttcctctttttttatttaatttttggtgAATAAAAGGTGTTATCTTAGGTAGTTAAACTAAGGttaatcacaaaagtattttcagtattgttaaaatgtaaataccaaaATATGATGAAAGCTCCAACTATGTTTTAGAGTCGTCAAAAgtccctaatttttttttaaatattagataaTGTATTTATCATACAACCGATGCAAAACACTGACTCcagattaaatatattttatttcgtaGGCTACATACACCTACTCTTTATTAACATCAAATTTATATGAAGCCTCGTTCAATATACTAAAGACACATGTAAGTGTACTTGGGTAGTTTATGTTGAGTCCATCACACGTCTGACACATACATCTGTACCTTGGATCTGATAACTTTggtgaaacatttacaaataaacgtgCATGCACTTATGATCTGCATGTACCCGTTCACTTAAATAATTCGGGAAAAAAACTAACTTCGGAaacaaattgtgtaaaaataaaaattagacttggaattaatcattttttctccacattttacattgacacaaatctttatatgaaagaaataaatataattattcgAGTCTCTtcgttttttttgtttttgttttttggtttttttgtgtgtgcatgaaatattaaaatttcgtTATATTTAGTATCTGTTGTATGGTTGTTCGATGCTTGCTTTATATTGTCCAATCCATGGTTAAATACCTCATTACTGCATTAATTcgctatattttctatttttgtaacaaattCACTGATTTCCTTTCAATGATAGAGCAAGAGGAAAccagaaaatttaatataaaaaaatatttatactcggGCCATAATTGACCATTGATCAAAATAGAAATTCCAAGGGTGTTCGAAGCATGGTTAAATCACCGTAGATATCGATAACAAAATAGTGCTGATGagttaattattttgaatgaacatatcctatatgcttcatcaaatatatctttcaaataaaacatttcagtaaGTTTTGTTGTGTGATTTTGTCACTTAACAAGATCAATATGCCTGAATACTTtacgactctctctctctctctctctctctctctctctctctctctctctctctctctctctctctctcgcaaaCACAATTGACAAGTTTCTATCTTTTTAAGTTTCGTCGTAtcttacgccttttagtgaaacgggcccctgggGCGTTGCATATCCCCCACTCGGAGCAATAAAGGcgaaagaatttcaattcaagttataatattaatttttgacttatatgcattgttttcattataaatttcacgatgTAAGTCAATATTGTGCGTTTATTCTATAAACACGACAGGTAttggtttccaaattaagctgcaCATCATCTTTTGCCAAAATCTTGTATCATTCACCgtttttaattgcaaaattaggtatgaatgggtcctgactccatcctaaaagtacttttatttaaagaatgagtttattttgatttttattattgatttattggAGATAATAGGTCAAATTTGTGATTTTCACCAAAAACGTTtaactttattaattattgtcaGAGTTAAATTTATTCACCCGTACTCTAATGTGTCAGCGTAGCTCACTGTGATAGGCGGAGGCTCGTAGTCCATACTTCTCAACGGAGAGGGTGTTCGAATCGTATAGACGgcgtttttatttcaaattcatttgcCTTTAAGTAAAacgtgttttgcttttttatcgattatgagaaaaatatataataccatttatataatgacaacaATTCATGTTCTGTACATACAATGTCGGATAAAAATAGCGCTAGCACAGATATGAAATCTTGCTGTAATGCTTAGAGAGCATCAATCAAAACAACGGAGATGAGTACCAAGTACatgtttttttgtatattattaatttgtcagagaatgcagttctatattatacatgtacatgttctgatgcacagtttcaaatgtgaagattttttatatgttcatatgccatttcaaaatcctgGGTAGGGGGGATTTGTCAGGCCTGGGTAGGGGGGATTTGTCAGGCCTTGTCCGCTGGGTAGGGGGGATTTGTCAGGCCTTGTACGCTGGGTAGGGGGGATTTGTCAGGCCTTGTACGCTGGGTAGGGGGGGATTTGTCAGGCCTTGTACGCTGGGTAGGGGGGATTTGTCAGGCCTTGTACGCTGGGTAGGGGGGATTTGTCAGGCCTTGTACGCTGGGTAGGGGGGGATTTGTCAGGCCTTGTACGCGCTTGTCCttacggactgcacgaaaaatCATGaagatgtcagactcaaagtctcacaggagacgattagGTTGTTTCTTCTAGCTTacattatatacatatgtacattaacagtaatttagtgaattttagtAACTTTTCACAAtcaatttaaaagaaagatgttaatataaataataaaatgctttctttgatgattcatgcgggttatgaaggtagcgatcattgcagaaaaatttgCAAAACCCGCTAacgtgggttatgtatttttccgcttgaattttgtacaattttacgtcattttaaaggtcaaatgaccgttttaatct
The nucleotide sequence above comes from Magallana gigas chromosome 2, xbMagGiga1.1, whole genome shotgun sequence. Encoded proteins:
- the LOC105330948 gene encoding uncharacterized protein; its protein translation is MIHRISLIYILLWMLFMESTSTLITFGEGSCDGPFTLTPQENLTITHVTSTTASSFCQDLVFSGWDSINSQQREVCVKLIKNQLQCSQRLEYRVRDYDASPSKLYDCNDSPGQTPVYCTFDRLYVRMNSDGLERKTSRVTYTVYSGREQNTDFSFDYNSTSSSSYVAIIIGVLGLLVAIVVPVCCIRLKKARDMENQNRVVTYRQNQQPKVVHHYHQVDNHRNQDALAGSEPVSGQNNPPHGYTPPARSFNQFAGYPPSGAPTEYQLSPRPHLISPHTSLSEQQQSTVTFL